The Leucobacter sp. UCMA 4100 genome window below encodes:
- a CDS encoding peptidylprolyl isomerase, whose protein sequence is MTIPSATATIHTNHGDINLDLFGDQAPKTVKNFIDLAEKGFYDNLIFHRIIKEFMIQGGCPQGTGTGGPGYTFDDEIHPELTFDRPYQLAMANAGKRPDLTGRLAGTNGSQFFITTIAPSWLNGNHTIFGEVNDDESKKVVDAIEGVATGAMDRPVEDVVITSITIKQ, encoded by the coding sequence ATGACCATTCCATCGGCAACAGCAACCATTCACACAAACCACGGTGACATCAACCTTGATCTCTTTGGCGATCAGGCTCCGAAGACCGTGAAGAACTTCATCGACCTCGCTGAAAAAGGGTTTTACGACAACCTCATTTTTCACCGCATCATCAAAGAGTTCATGATTCAGGGCGGCTGCCCCCAGGGCACCGGCACCGGTGGCCCCGGCTATACCTTCGACGATGAGATTCACCCCGAGCTCACCTTCGATCGCCCCTACCAGCTCGCAATGGCGAACGCTGGCAAGCGTCCCGACCTCACCGGTCGCCTCGCGGGCACGAACGGCTCACAGTTCTTCATCACCACGATCGCTCCATCATGGCTCAACGGCAACCACACCATCTTCGGTGAGGTCAACGACGACGAGTCGAAGAAGGTCGTTGACGCGATCGAGGGCGTTGCAACCGGCGCTATGGACCGCCCCGTTGAAGACGTCGTGATCACCTCGATCACCATCAAGCAGTAA